A region of Deltaproteobacteria bacterium DNA encodes the following proteins:
- a CDS encoding pilin, with protein sequence MALPSYQDRVIRSQVAEAMTLAEVAQKEVEDYYKAKKRLPENNARAGLPKPEKFKANFVTRLEVVDGAVTITLGNRINRNVAGKTLTIRPAIVKDAPIIPVAWVCGYATTPDGMTAAGKNDSNLSLRHVPVKCRY encoded by the coding sequence ATGGCCCTTCCATCATACCAGGACCGGGTCATAAGGTCACAGGTAGCCGAGGCCATGACGCTGGCCGAAGTGGCCCAGAAGGAAGTGGAGGACTATTATAAGGCGAAAAAGAGGCTCCCCGAAAATAATGCCCGGGCAGGGCTTCCCAAACCTGAAAAATTCAAGGCTAACTTTGTAACACGTCTTGAAGTTGTTGACGGGGCGGTGACCATTACGCTGGGAAACAGGATAAACAGGAACGTGGCGGGAAAGACGCTTACCATAAGGCCCGCCATTGTAAAAGATGCACCCATCATCCCCGTCGCCTGGGTTTGCGGTTATGCCACAACACCTGACGGGATGACGGCAGCCGGTAAAAACGACAGCAATCTTTCGCTCCGGCATGTGCCTGTCAAATGCCGCTATTGA
- a CDS encoding bacteriohemerythrin, whose product MSKISLFFPWRKEFEVNIREIDNQHKELVKIINSLQEAINLGEGKERLAQVLENLLAYTDFHFAAEEKLLKKHGYPHYEEHKRKHIAMREKVISLIQDYNRGRIAMTFSVLKFLQDWLSKHIMGTDKLYGEYLNKKGVS is encoded by the coding sequence ATGAGTAAAATCTCTTTATTTTTTCCCTGGCGAAAGGAATTTGAAGTGAATATCAGGGAAATAGACAACCAGCACAAGGAGTTAGTCAAGATAATCAACTCGCTTCAGGAAGCAATTAATCTTGGCGAGGGCAAGGAGCGGCTCGCTCAGGTGCTTGAGAACCTGCTTGCCTATACGGACTTTCACTTTGCGGCAGAAGAAAAACTTTTGAAAAAACATGGATATCCTCATTACGAAGAGCATAAAAGAAAGCATATTGCCATGCGGGAAAAGGTGATTTCACTTATCCAGGATTACAATAGAGGCAGAATAGCCATGACCTTTTCCGTACTGAAATTTCTCCAGGACTGGCTGAGCAAGCACATTATGGGAACAGACAAGCTGTACGGCGAGTATCTGAATAAAAAGGGCGTCAGCTAA